In Exiguobacterium sibiricum 7-3, a genomic segment contains:
- a CDS encoding inorganic phosphate transporter, which yields MDSLFIITAIIVILALSFDFINGFHDTANSIATSVSTRALKPRHAIILAATMNFLGAITFTGVAKTISSDIVDPSTLEHGSYVVIAALLSAIAWNLLTWYFGIPSSSSHTLIGSIAGAAIASVGFGGIEAKGILKIVQALIISPILAFTLGFIVYGIFKVVFKKGNLAKTNRRFRHMQIATAALQSYTHGTNDAQKAMGIITLALISSGFQTDHEVALWVKLSCAVAMGLGTSVGGWRIIKTVGGQIMKIRPVNGVAADLTSAAIIFGATAIHLPVSTTHVISSAILGVGTSHRKKGVKWGTAQRMLITWVITLPISMAVAALIYYILDFLFIK from the coding sequence ATGGATAGTCTTTTTATCATCACCGCCATAATCGTCATTCTCGCACTTAGCTTCGACTTCATTAATGGTTTCCACGATACAGCGAACTCGATTGCGACTTCGGTGTCGACTCGTGCTTTGAAACCACGTCACGCTATCATTCTTGCCGCGACGATGAATTTTTTAGGTGCAATCACGTTTACTGGCGTCGCTAAAACAATTTCCAGTGATATCGTCGATCCTTCGACGCTTGAGCACGGAAGTTATGTCGTCATTGCTGCTTTACTTTCTGCTATCGCCTGGAACCTCTTGACGTGGTATTTCGGTATTCCGTCTAGTTCTTCGCACACATTGATCGGTTCAATCGCCGGTGCGGCTATCGCATCTGTCGGCTTTGGCGGAATCGAAGCAAAAGGAATTTTAAAAATCGTTCAGGCACTGATCATTTCACCGATTCTTGCCTTCACTCTTGGATTTATCGTTTACGGCATCTTTAAAGTAGTTTTCAAAAAAGGAAACTTGGCGAAGACGAATCGTCGTTTCCGTCATATGCAAATCGCAACAGCAGCTCTTCAATCGTACACACACGGAACGAATGATGCACAAAAAGCGATGGGTATCATCACGCTCGCCCTTATTTCATCCGGTTTCCAAACCGATCACGAAGTCGCACTTTGGGTTAAACTATCGTGTGCGGTCGCAATGGGTCTCGGAACATCCGTCGGTGGATGGCGGATCATCAAGACGGTTGGTGGACAGATTATGAAAATCCGTCCGGTCAACGGGGTTGCGGCTGACTTGACGTCTGCTGCCATCATCTTTGGTGCGACAGCGATTCACTTACCGGTTTCAACGACACACGTTATTTCTTCTGCCATTCTCGGTGTAGGTACATCACACCGAAAAAAAGGTGTTAAATGGGGAACAGCACAACGGATGTTGATTACATGGGTCATCACATTGCCGATTTCAATGGCAGTGGCGGCGCTCATCTACTACATTTTAGATTTCCTTTTCATTAAATGA
- a CDS encoding LacI family DNA-binding transcriptional regulator: MTNIRDLAREADVSVTTVSRVLNDHPYVAEDKRQAVRDAITKLGYIRNQTAVHLSTGQTKTIGVMLPYVDHPYHAAILHGIAQSAFEEEYRFLTWQTNYIASHEQTVLQALAQREVDGLIVVSHSLPVEDILQYEQYGPIVFCEHHEDVSSVYINHYTAFQSGLKALQTFGHIQIGICLGRPDSTNSRARKRAYQDTVSLADADWVYQQALTIEDGARIARQWAKQTYRPTALLTASDHVAAGIILELRKQGYQIPEDLAVIGFDGSELAVVLNMTTVAVPYETIGRQAFSIATSDDWRNHPQVEIPTTLLSGLTALESHE; this comes from the coding sequence ATGACCAACATTCGTGACTTAGCACGTGAAGCAGATGTTTCAGTGACGACAGTCTCGCGTGTCCTCAATGATCATCCTTACGTCGCGGAAGATAAACGCCAGGCCGTACGGGATGCCATCACAAAACTCGGCTACATCCGCAATCAAACTGCCGTCCATTTATCGACCGGTCAAACGAAAACCATCGGCGTCATGTTGCCTTATGTCGATCATCCTTATCACGCTGCCATCTTACACGGCATTGCCCAGTCTGCTTTTGAAGAGGAGTACCGTTTTTTAACTTGGCAGACGAACTACATCGCATCACATGAACAAACGGTTCTTCAAGCCCTTGCACAACGTGAAGTCGATGGACTGATTGTCGTGTCACACAGTCTGCCGGTCGAAGACATTTTACAATACGAACAATATGGTCCGATTGTGTTTTGTGAACATCATGAAGATGTCTCTTCGGTCTACATTAATCATTATACCGCGTTTCAGAGCGGGTTAAAGGCACTTCAGACTTTCGGTCATATCCAGATCGGGATTTGTCTCGGTCGTCCCGACAGCACGAACAGTCGCGCCCGAAAACGTGCTTATCAGGATACCGTATCGCTGGCCGACGCTGACTGGGTCTATCAGCAGGCATTGACGATTGAAGATGGGGCCCGGATTGCACGGCAGTGGGCCAAGCAAACCTATCGTCCGACCGCTTTATTGACTGCAAGTGATCATGTGGCAGCGGGCATCATCCTGGAGCTTCGCAAACAAGGGTATCAGATTCCGGAAGATTTAGCGGTCATCGGGTTTGACGGAAGTGAGTTAGCGGTCGTCCTCAACATGACGACCGTTGCCGTCCCTTATGAGACAATCGGCCGCCAAGCCTTCTCCATCGCAACCAGTGACGACTGGCGGAATCATCCCCAGGTGGAAATCCCGACCACTCTTCTGAGTGGATTAACCGCACTTGAATCCCATGAATAG
- a CDS encoding bifunctional hydroxymethylpyrimidine kinase/phosphomethylpyrimidine kinase — translation MTKRKALTIAGSDTSGGAGIQADLKTFQELEVYGMNALTVIVAQDPDHSWHHAVYPIDAELVRTQIHTVLGGIGVDAMKTGMLPTVEIIEVVAEKIKSSGVKNVVIDPVMVCKGEDEVLNPDTANALRDVLTPLATVVTPNVFEAGQLSGLGKTPSTIDEMKLAAARIHEKGAQYVLVKGGSKIDHPRAVDVLYDGKEFILIEDERIETPYTHGAGCTYSAAITAELAKGASVEQAVRTAKSFITSAIRHSFRLNEYVGPTDHAAHRTVTS, via the coding sequence ATGACAAAACGTAAAGCTTTAACGATTGCCGGTTCTGACACGAGTGGCGGCGCTGGTATTCAAGCTGATTTAAAAACGTTCCAGGAACTTGAAGTCTATGGAATGAACGCATTGACGGTCATCGTCGCTCAAGATCCCGATCATTCTTGGCACCATGCGGTTTACCCGATCGATGCCGAACTCGTCCGGACACAAATCCATACGGTCCTTGGAGGAATTGGTGTAGATGCGATGAAGACGGGTATGCTCCCGACTGTCGAAATCATTGAAGTCGTTGCTGAAAAAATCAAGTCATCTGGCGTCAAAAATGTCGTCATCGATCCCGTCATGGTTTGTAAAGGTGAAGATGAAGTTCTGAATCCCGATACAGCGAACGCTTTACGCGATGTCCTGACACCGCTCGCAACGGTCGTGACCCCTAATGTCTTTGAAGCAGGTCAATTGTCCGGTCTTGGAAAAACACCTTCGACAATCGATGAAATGAAGCTGGCAGCTGCACGGATTCATGAAAAAGGTGCTCAATACGTTCTTGTTAAAGGTGGCAGCAAGATTGACCACCCACGAGCAGTTGACGTGCTTTATGACGGAAAAGAGTTTATCCTAATTGAGGACGAGCGTATTGAGACACCGTATACGCACGGAGCAGGATGCACCTACTCTGCTGCAATCACGGCTGAACTCGCAAAAGGAGCTTCCGTGGAGCAAGCGGTCCGTACAGCGAAATCGTTTATCACTTCGGCGATTCGTCATTCATTCCGCTTGAATGAATATGTCGGT
- a CDS encoding C40 family peptidase has translation MKSSFLVRVIVFATLLISSFAAVPQQTKASASKKVVVAVDVLNVRSQATTTGQKLGQLKLGQTVTVLGKTANNWYQLRYAGKTAYIAATYTKAFNAKATTGLTKNGAAVVSVAEGLKGRPYVFGATGPVSFDCSGFTRYVYNALGKSLPRTAAAQYGATKRTAPVAGDLVFFTHGSGIQHVGIAVDGSTMINANSYYGQVVKESFRSGYWGSRYVAAGSL, from the coding sequence ATGAAAAGTTCATTTTTAGTTCGTGTCATCGTATTTGCAACGTTGCTCATCAGTAGTTTTGCCGCTGTTCCCCAACAAACGAAAGCCAGTGCATCCAAAAAAGTTGTCGTGGCAGTCGACGTGTTGAATGTCCGTTCACAAGCAACGACGACGGGTCAAAAGCTCGGTCAACTGAAATTAGGACAAACGGTAACAGTCCTTGGAAAAACGGCAAACAACTGGTATCAACTCCGGTATGCAGGAAAAACTGCTTACATAGCGGCTACATACACAAAAGCTTTTAATGCAAAAGCGACGACAGGATTAACTAAAAATGGAGCAGCCGTCGTATCCGTGGCGGAAGGATTAAAAGGACGTCCTTACGTATTTGGCGCGACGGGGCCTGTCAGCTTCGACTGTTCCGGCTTTACGCGTTATGTCTACAATGCGTTGGGTAAGTCATTACCACGAACAGCGGCTGCCCAATATGGCGCGACGAAACGAACGGCTCCAGTTGCCGGTGATCTCGTCTTCTTCACGCACGGAAGCGGAATTCAGCACGTTGGGATTGCGGTGGATGGATCGACGATGATCAATGCCAATTCGTATTACGGACAAGTCGTCAAAGAATCATTCCGGAGCGGCTACTGGGGATCGCGTTACGTTGCGGCCGGATCTTTATAA
- a CDS encoding MarR family winged helix-turn-helix transcriptional regulator — translation MESTDSKLALKMLVVLSRTMHAVAEQVKVDIKTHQLNLSEFGVLELLYHKGDTPLQQIGDKILLTSGSVTYVVDKLENRGLLARRSCPTDRRVTFGTLTEAGRELMEETFPKHEAFLTDLFSDLSIPEKEQLIDQLKRIGHRADHYKHSEKA, via the coding sequence ATGGAATCGACAGACTCGAAGCTGGCATTAAAAATGCTCGTTGTTCTATCTCGTACAATGCATGCAGTAGCAGAACAAGTGAAGGTAGACATCAAGACCCATCAGCTGAACTTATCGGAATTTGGTGTTCTCGAATTGTTGTACCACAAAGGAGATACGCCACTCCAACAAATCGGCGATAAAATCTTATTAACAAGTGGCAGTGTCACATATGTCGTGGATAAATTAGAGAATCGGGGGCTTCTTGCCCGACGATCTTGCCCGACGGATCGTCGCGTGACGTTCGGAACACTGACGGAGGCCGGAAGAGAACTGATGGAAGAAACTTTTCCAAAGCACGAAGCGTTCCTCACGGACTTGTTCAGTGATCTTTCGATTCCAGAAAAAGAACAGTTGATTGACCAGTTAAAACGGATTGGTCATCGCGCAGACCATTATAAACACTCAGAAAAAGCCTAA
- a CDS encoding TetR/AcrR family transcriptional regulator, whose amino-acid sequence MVSTKALETRRRITDATVQVMLTQGFPQLTLEEVAKQANVSKGGLLYHFSSKEELLMGVIEEQERRQFQQYQTYREEGFGPMEAFVLLQARWDEEFCLDIDTVLFLLSLLKENAAFVEERKKQVHQFFDQLMEQADPVDAMMIRFTLDGLKMSEHFQFGQPAPDVRQALIERLLKQARKIDQASK is encoded by the coding sequence ATGGTCAGTACAAAAGCGTTAGAAACACGACGGCGAATCACGGATGCGACTGTTCAAGTCATGCTGACTCAAGGGTTTCCACAACTGACACTTGAAGAAGTGGCGAAACAGGCGAATGTCTCCAAAGGCGGATTGTTGTATCATTTTTCTTCCAAAGAAGAATTATTGATGGGTGTGATTGAAGAACAGGAACGGCGTCAGTTTCAGCAATATCAGACGTACCGGGAAGAGGGATTCGGTCCAATGGAAGCATTCGTCCTGTTGCAAGCACGGTGGGACGAAGAATTTTGCCTCGACATCGATACGGTATTGTTTTTGTTGTCCCTGTTAAAGGAAAATGCCGCTTTTGTGGAAGAACGAAAAAAGCAGGTCCATCAGTTTTTTGATCAGTTGATGGAACAAGCGGATCCTGTAGACGCGATGATGATTCGGTTTACGTTGGACGGGCTAAAGATGTCGGAACATTTTCAGTTCGGTCAACCTGCACCTGACGTACGACAGGCCTTGATTGAACGGTTATTGAAACAAGCACGCAAGATTGATCAAGCATCAAAATAA
- the cbpA gene encoding cyclic di-AMP binding protein CbpA has product MLVQSLCIPKHQCVKILETATIREALQTLEETGYRCVPVLDQTGQLFKGNIYKMHIYRHGMNGGSLDDNVMTLIKNTTKFIYTGSNFFEVFFSIKELPYIAVLNDDGQFFGILPHGKMLGMLEEAWNRDSGSYILTVALSEQKGALEKIAKIVNKYSTVASLMTLDAKSSVMRRVLITLPTDCDEKTKKKIVKKLNEKGLRVVAVEDLAVRV; this is encoded by the coding sequence ATGCTCGTTCAAAGTTTGTGTATTCCGAAACACCAGTGTGTCAAGATTTTAGAAACCGCTACGATTCGAGAAGCATTACAGACGCTAGAAGAAACAGGATATCGTTGTGTCCCGGTTCTTGATCAGACCGGTCAATTGTTCAAGGGGAACATTTACAAGATGCATATTTACCGCCACGGAATGAACGGTGGTAGCTTAGACGATAACGTCATGACGTTGATCAAAAACACCACGAAGTTCATCTACACAGGCAGTAACTTCTTTGAAGTCTTTTTCTCAATCAAAGAATTGCCTTACATCGCAGTCTTGAATGATGATGGACAGTTCTTCGGCATCTTACCACACGGAAAGATGCTTGGTATGCTCGAAGAAGCATGGAATCGTGATTCAGGCAGCTATATCTTAACGGTTGCACTCAGTGAACAAAAAGGTGCCCTTGAAAAGATCGCTAAAATCGTCAATAAGTACTCAACCGTGGCGAGTTTGATGACACTTGATGCGAAAAGCAGTGTCATGCGCCGGGTCTTGATCACATTACCGACGGACTGTGATGAGAAAACGAAAAAGAAAATCGTCAAGAAATTAAATGAAAAAGGACTCCGTGTCGTTGCTGTGGAAGACTTGGCAGTTCGTGTATAA
- a CDS encoding pyrroline-5-carboxylate reductase family protein, whose protein sequence is MKILMVGAGSMSESLVKGWLDSGISPQTITMTNRTDRTRLFALAEQYGVRTTAEEQVEQFDVVVLAMQPDGVLDYIKQQTWTDQLVVSVAAHITPSDIEAYVSCGAVCAMPNTPVAFQTGMTGLWFGDLVSDKKRQQATALFERVGQTVETNATTMPYLMAAAGCSPAFFYEIAGAMTPVLTKAGFDSSSARKIIAQAMKGSAELLLHEERPTAELIDDVAAPGGPTDRGVRVLREHHLAQAMHAALMESAREDN, encoded by the coding sequence ATGAAAATTTTAATGGTAGGGGCAGGTTCGATGAGCGAATCCTTAGTCAAAGGATGGCTTGATTCGGGTATATCCCCTCAAACGATCACGATGACCAATCGAACCGACCGGACACGTCTGTTCGCTCTGGCGGAGCAGTACGGTGTTCGGACGACGGCCGAGGAACAGGTCGAACAATTTGATGTCGTTGTTTTAGCCATGCAGCCGGACGGAGTTCTCGACTACATCAAACAACAGACTTGGACGGATCAGCTGGTGGTGTCCGTCGCCGCGCACATCACACCGTCAGACATCGAAGCATACGTTTCGTGTGGTGCTGTCTGTGCGATGCCGAATACACCCGTCGCCTTTCAGACAGGAATGACGGGCCTATGGTTTGGTGACCTCGTATCCGATAAGAAAAGACAACAAGCGACGGCATTGTTTGAACGAGTGGGTCAGACGGTTGAAACGAATGCGACAACGATGCCTTATTTGATGGCAGCAGCGGGATGCAGTCCTGCTTTCTTCTATGAAATCGCCGGCGCGATGACACCTGTATTAACGAAAGCAGGTTTTGATTCTTCTTCTGCCCGGAAAATCATTGCACAGGCGATGAAAGGATCGGCGGAACTATTATTGCATGAAGAACGTCCGACAGCGGAATTGATTGACGATGTAGCGGCTCCGGGTGGTCCGACGGATCGTGGAGTCCGCGTTCTGCGCGAGCATCACTTGGCACAAGCGATGCATGCTGCTTTGATGGAAAGTGCGCGGGAAGATAACTGA
- a CDS encoding efflux RND transporter permease subunit: MKRIIQFSVNNKFALWLLTIIITVAGIYAGTTMKLETLPDITTPTVSVTTIYPGATPEQVLDEVSRELESKVENLGGVETVRSSSFQNASNLQIDYSFSTDMDEAEQKVKEALANVELPEGAQEPQVSRISFDAFPVIGFAVSDEKRSLSDLTKLVENELQPKLEGIEGAQTVQIAGQEIRRIEIRFDEKKLQQYGLTEENVKQLIQANDSRLALGLYELGDKEQAVVLDGKATTVTELKNLRLPYTPQTATGQAPEAGAGQGQTQAPAQSAPTDAASAQASSPAAVAPTQVPTVKLSQLATIEDKGIEESISRSNGERSIGVQVTKSQDANTVEVVNAVKETIKDFEKDNASVKASITLDQGKPIEESVSTMISKALIGALFAVVIILLFLRNIKSTIIAVISIPLSLLMAILVLKQLDISLNIMTLGAMTVAIGRVVDDSIVVIENIYRRLTDPTEPLKGKALIIDATREVFIPVASSTIVTIAVFLPLGFVTGFVGELFLPFALTVVFALFASLIVAVTVVPMFADSLFKRGKAPKPEKEDGGKLANWYRGVLNWSLNHKLVVFGLAVLLLIGSFALVPTIGVNFLNQESEKTFYVTYNPKPGQTLDDSLKAADQAEAYFDKQSDIDNLQFTVGGENPLNPGNTKQAVFIAQYDPDTADFADVKQQAIKQLNKEIPTGEWKEQDFSGGAASSGVSYSVYANSIDDLQTMTPKFVKAIEGESKYVRKVTTDLKESYTQYTFEVDQQKAAEFGISTAQLAQGIANVQGEEKPLSTIKVDGKELDVIVPNEQTTYGSINDLQKTDVTTPLGVRKLSDFVSVKKGTTPDSLSERDGKLVATVTAELKTDKATEASQAIDKTVRKIDLPTGVSYKAGGVTEQIQESFTQLGLAMAAAVAIVYLVLVVTFGGALTPLVILFSLPFAIIGGLLALLITGETISVSSLIGALMLIGIVVTNAIVLIDRVIHKEKEGLDTREALLDASGTRLRPILMTALATIGALSPLALGLEGGALISKGLGVTVIGGLTSSTLLTLLIVPIVYEFFARFRKKKSMD, from the coding sequence ATGAAGCGTATCATTCAATTTTCAGTCAATAATAAGTTTGCCCTTTGGTTGCTGACGATTATCATCACAGTCGCCGGAATTTATGCCGGAACGACGATGAAACTCGAGACATTGCCGGATATCACGACACCAACCGTGTCCGTGACGACGATTTATCCGGGAGCAACACCGGAACAAGTACTCGATGAAGTCAGCCGTGAACTTGAAAGTAAGGTCGAGAATCTCGGCGGAGTCGAAACCGTCCGCTCGTCCTCTTTCCAGAATGCCTCAAATCTACAAATCGACTACAGCTTCAGTACAGACATGGACGAAGCGGAACAAAAAGTCAAAGAAGCATTGGCGAACGTGGAGTTACCGGAAGGCGCCCAGGAACCTCAAGTTTCCCGAATTTCCTTTGATGCCTTCCCGGTCATCGGATTTGCTGTATCGGACGAAAAACGTTCCTTGTCCGACTTGACCAAACTGGTCGAAAACGAACTTCAACCAAAACTCGAAGGAATCGAAGGCGCACAAACGGTTCAAATTGCCGGTCAAGAAATCCGCCGAATTGAGATCCGATTTGACGAAAAGAAACTGCAACAGTATGGATTGACGGAAGAAAACGTCAAACAACTGATTCAAGCGAATGATTCCCGCTTGGCACTTGGATTATATGAATTAGGTGATAAAGAACAGGCTGTTGTCCTCGATGGAAAGGCAACGACAGTCACTGAACTGAAAAATCTCCGTCTGCCTTACACACCACAAACAGCAACAGGACAAGCACCTGAAGCAGGCGCGGGACAAGGACAGACGCAAGCACCTGCGCAATCGGCGCCGACAGATGCGGCTTCGGCACAAGCCTCGAGTCCGGCAGCAGTTGCACCGACGCAAGTCCCGACCGTTAAATTATCGCAACTGGCGACGATTGAAGACAAAGGGATCGAAGAATCAATTTCCCGGTCAAACGGGGAACGTTCGATCGGCGTCCAGGTGACGAAATCACAAGACGCGAATACGGTCGAAGTCGTCAATGCGGTCAAAGAGACGATTAAAGACTTTGAGAAAGACAACGCTAGCGTAAAAGCATCGATCACACTCGACCAAGGGAAGCCGATTGAAGAATCGGTCTCAACGATGATCAGCAAAGCATTGATTGGTGCCTTGTTTGCCGTCGTCATCATTCTCTTGTTCCTGCGTAACATCAAATCAACGATCATTGCCGTTATCTCGATTCCATTATCTCTGCTGATGGCGATTTTAGTCTTGAAACAATTGGATATCTCTCTCAACATCATGACACTGGGTGCGATGACGGTTGCGATTGGTCGTGTCGTGGATGATTCGATTGTCGTCATTGAGAACATTTACCGTCGATTGACGGATCCAACTGAACCGTTAAAAGGGAAAGCGCTCATCATCGATGCGACACGTGAAGTCTTCATTCCGGTCGCTTCATCTACAATCGTCACGATTGCCGTCTTCCTGCCGCTTGGATTTGTCACAGGATTCGTCGGAGAACTGTTCCTTCCATTCGCCTTGACAGTCGTCTTTGCGCTCTTTGCCTCGTTGATCGTGGCGGTAACGGTTGTTCCGATGTTTGCTGACTCACTCTTTAAACGCGGAAAGGCACCAAAACCTGAAAAAGAAGATGGCGGAAAACTCGCCAATTGGTACCGGGGTGTACTAAATTGGTCATTGAATCATAAACTCGTCGTGTTTGGTCTCGCCGTCCTGCTGTTGATCGGCAGTTTCGCGCTTGTTCCAACAATCGGCGTCAACTTCTTGAATCAAGAAAGTGAAAAAACATTTTATGTGACCTATAATCCAAAACCGGGTCAAACACTTGATGATTCTTTAAAGGCAGCAGACCAGGCAGAAGCTTATTTTGACAAGCAAAGTGATATAGATAATCTTCAATTTACAGTCGGTGGAGAAAATCCATTAAATCCTGGAAATACAAAACAGGCTGTCTTCATTGCCCAGTATGATCCGGATACAGCCGATTTTGCAGATGTGAAGCAACAGGCAATCAAACAATTGAATAAAGAGATTCCGACAGGAGAATGGAAAGAACAGGACTTTAGTGGAGGAGCAGCTTCTTCTGGTGTCTCATACTCCGTTTATGCGAATTCCATCGACGATTTACAAACGATGACACCTAAATTCGTGAAAGCGATTGAAGGTGAATCGAAATACGTGCGTAAAGTAACAACCGACTTAAAAGAGTCGTATACGCAGTACACGTTCGAAGTCGATCAACAAAAAGCCGCTGAATTCGGTATCTCGACAGCGCAATTGGCACAAGGGATTGCCAATGTGCAGGGTGAAGAAAAACCACTTTCTACTATAAAAGTAGACGGCAAGGAACTTGATGTCATCGTTCCGAACGAACAGACGACATATGGTTCCATCAATGATTTACAAAAAACAGATGTCACGACGCCGCTTGGTGTCCGGAAACTGTCGGATTTCGTCTCCGTTAAAAAAGGGACGACACCGGATTCACTCAGTGAACGGGACGGCAAATTGGTCGCGACGGTCACTGCAGAATTAAAAACAGACAAAGCAACAGAAGCTTCACAAGCCATCGATAAAACAGTCAGAAAAATTGATCTTCCGACAGGTGTTTCGTATAAAGCAGGTGGTGTGACGGAGCAAATTCAAGAGTCGTTCACGCAACTCGGACTTGCGATGGCAGCAGCAGTCGCCATCGTCTACCTTGTTCTCGTCGTCACCTTTGGAGGCGCATTGACACCACTTGTCATCTTGTTCTCGCTTCCGTTTGCCATCATCGGCGGATTACTCGCGCTGTTGATTACAGGCGAAACGATTTCAGTATCTTCATTAATCGGTGCATTGATGTTGATCGGAATCGTCGTGACGAACGCCATCGTTCTGATTGATCGCGTCATTCACAAGGAAAAAGAAGGACTTGATACACGTGAAGCCTTGTTGGATGCATCAGGAACACGACTTCGTCCGATCTTGATGACAGCGCTCGCGACAATTGGCGCCCTATCACCATTGGCACTAGGTCTTGAAGGCGGTGCTTTGATTTCGAAAGGGCTCGGGGTGACGGTCATTGGCGGATTAACAAGTTCAACGTTATTAACCTTGTTGATTGTCCCGATCGTCTACGAATTCTTTGCACGGTTTCGGAAAAAGAAGTCAATGGATTAA
- a CDS encoding DUF47 domain-containing protein — MFSKKQDPFAVKLSEIAGHLQRTSQFFVDFKINGIADVKEFAHKVKDFETAGDDLMHQLIIDLNNAFITPIDREDLLALANSLDDVLDGFEECSAIFEIYNIVKADEHMIRFVDEIHIAVNELALSMDLLVARKLQPMREHVIKVKEQETICDNLRRKSIKALFATETDPIKIIQYKEIYESLESIADYCQDAANVIETIIMKNA; from the coding sequence ATGTTCAGTAAAAAACAAGATCCATTCGCGGTTAAATTATCTGAGATTGCAGGACACCTGCAACGAACGTCACAATTTTTCGTCGACTTTAAAATCAATGGTATTGCCGATGTCAAAGAATTCGCCCATAAAGTAAAAGATTTTGAAACAGCTGGTGACGATCTGATGCATCAACTGATCATCGATTTGAACAACGCGTTCATTACACCAATCGACCGGGAAGATTTATTAGCGCTTGCTAACTCACTTGACGATGTCCTCGATGGTTTTGAAGAATGTTCAGCTATTTTCGAAATTTACAATATCGTAAAAGCAGACGAGCATATGATCCGTTTTGTGGATGAGATCCACATTGCCGTTAATGAGCTCGCTTTATCTATGGATTTGTTAGTCGCACGTAAACTCCAACCGATGCGTGAACACGTTATCAAAGTAAAAGAACAGGAAACGATCTGCGATAACTTGCGTCGTAAATCAATCAAAGCATTGTTCGCAACAGAAACAGATCCAATCAAAATCATTCAATACAAAGAAATTTATGAGTCGCTCGAGTCAATCGCCGATTACTGCCAGGATGCAGCAAACGTCATTGAAACGATCATCATGAAAAACGCATAA